A single window of Nasonia vitripennis strain AsymCx chromosome 4, Nvit_psr_1.1, whole genome shotgun sequence DNA harbors:
- the LOC100120418 gene encoding phosrestin-2 isoform X2, which translates to MVVNFKVFKKCSPNGKIAVYLGKRDFIDYLSGVEPVDGVVLLDPGYIDTQRKIWVQLICSFRYGREEDEVMGLNFQKELYLASEQLYPRVKKMEQNLTKLQERLLRKLGPNAVPFTFEFPQSAPSSVTLQPGADETGEPCGVTYTVKVYAGETETDITHKRSTVSMGIRKIQYAPTKQGRQPCTVVRKDFLLSPGELELEVTLDKQLYHHGERIAVSVCVKNNSNKVVKKIKALVQQGIDVVIFQNGQFRTVIDAVETQDGCPINPGSNLQKVLYLKPQLEGNRQRRGIALDGQIKGDVGELASSTLLTSPDVRDTFGIVVSYAVKVKLYLGALGGELSAELPFILMRQKPTDRFKLVTADENMAIEDIPSEEKGKENYAS; encoded by the coding sequence ATGGTGGTGAACTTCAAAGTATTCAAGAAGTGCTCGCCCAATGGCAAGATCGCCGTGTACCTGGGCAAGCGCGACTTCATCGACTACCTCTCCGGCGTCGAGCCCGTCGATGGGGTGGTTCTACTGGATCCTGGATACATCGACACTCAGCGCAAGATCTGGGTGCAGCTAATCTGCAGCTTTCGCTACGGACGAGAGGAGGACGAGGTGATGGGTCTGAACTTCCAGAAGGAGCTGTACCTCGCCTCAGAGCAGCTCTACCCGCGCGTCAAGAAGATGGAGCAAAATCTTACGAAGCTGCAGGAGAGACTGCTCCGCAAGCTCGGGCCCAACGCTGTACCCTTCACCTTTGAGTTCCCTCAGAGCGCGCCGTCCAGCGTCACTCTGCAGCCCGGAGCCGACGAGACCGGTGAGCCTTGCGGCGTCACCTACACCGTGAAGGTCTACGCTGGCGAGACCGAGACCGACATCACTCACAAGCGCAGTACCGTATCCATGGGCATCCGCAAGATTCAGTACGCGCCGACCAAGCAGGGCAGACAGCCCTGCACCGTCGTGCGTAAGGACTTCCTGCTGAGCCCCGGAGAGCTGGAGCTCGAGGTCACCCTAGACAAGCAGCTGTACCACCACGGAGAGAGAATCGCGGTGAGCGTCTGCGTGAAGAACAACAGCAACAAGGTGGTGAAGAAAATCAAGGCGCTGGTGCAGCAGGGTATCGACGTCGTGATCTTCCAGAACGGCCAGTTCCGCACGGTCATCGACGCCGTTGAGACCCAGGACGGCTGCCCCATCAACCCGGGCTCGAACCTCCAAAAGGTCCTCTACTTGAAGCCCCAACTGGAGGGTAACCGACAGCGTCGTGGCATCGCTCTCGACGGACAGATCAAGGGCGACGTTGGTGAGTTGGCTTCCAGTACGCTGCTGACCTCGCCGGACGTGAGGGACACCTTCGGCATCGTTGTGTCCTATGCCGTCAAGGTGAAGCTCTATCTGGGAGCTCTGGGCGGAGAACTCTCTGCTGAGCTGCCGTTCATTCTGATGAGACAGAAGCCCACGGATAGATTCAAGCTCGTCACTGCTGACGAGAACATGGCCATAGAGGATATTCCATCGGAAGAGAAGGGCAAGGAGAATTATGCGAGTTAG
- the LOC100120418 gene encoding conserved oligomeric Golgi complex subunit 2 isoform X1 — MTEENFVPPKAPKDLCFNELDFVEKVFDTDTFLQEQRKNVSLEKMRDDLGVYLKILRSAMIDLINKDYADFVNLSSNLIGLDKAINNLETPLGQLKEEVMQVRQSLDDTITEMTNNLDKHKNIREKKQSIHSLIRFHKSITKLCNILCSCDTLKVPLKPDILERAATEFNQLKFHLSRCKSDLSTEQTNKMSEMDDRLKASLSALLVAYITQKESASLIRCLRIYVSLDKVTDAEDVVRKKIVVPAVEHIISEYSLQNDSQGLKGTYQKLENVLDSTLKELLDLTLNPDRISVKGFNFIVNSYWPEVEQRIEDYLPIIFAPGNPESFHTRYVQTLDYLLCLEKRCCTAENVDRLKSHPQYNRFLNKWNLPVYYQIRFQEIAGTAESILAGNVSSVSIRKNKSSMRPDSFTLHATCIVWDCLQRIWADDVYLPQLLHRFWKLCLQLCSRYQGWCRTSLKQAWPVVTVNETSHSSELENPQRLEFLVGLYTDIEKLSAKMSNFIAIIGDRVSNLNPNVIDLLNDCTKETTKNFDDILPLITQEIVNELLKHSATHLRQISDIPRLFRRTNREVPTKPCAYVKRALDFLTAFHANYKNIIPQTVRRWLVQALTSLTQQYTSSVKDVLTSVQKTEESLRRLKKIRDKSAGVSSSENQGTSDDEKIRIQLLIDVLGYIQMVKDLDVKEEDIKQLKDLLEVVQSATKSKSEPK, encoded by the exons atgacCGAAGAAAATTTCGTGCCACCGAAGGCTCCGAAGGACCTTTGTTTCAATGAACTGGACTTCGTAGAG AAAGTATTTGATACCGACACCTTTCTACAAGAACAGAGGAAAAATGTCAGTCTTGAAAAGATGCGAGATGATCTTGGAGTTTACTTGAAGATTCTGAGATCTGCTATGATTGACCTTATAAATAAAGATTATGCAGATTTCGTCAATCTTTCTAGTAATTTAATTGGATTAGACAAAGCAATAAACAATTTAGAAACTCCTCTTGGTCAGCTCAAAGAAGAAGTCATG CAAGTCAGACAATCTTTGGATGACACGATAACAGAGATGACCAATAATTTGGATAAGCATAAAAATatcagagaaaaaaagcagagTATACATAGTTTAATTAGGTTCCACAAATCAATAACCAAACTATGCAATATCCTTTGTTCCTGTGATACGTTGAAGGTTCCTCTAAAACCGGATATCTTAGAGCGAGCTGCAACAGAATTTAATCAATTGAAATTTCACTTGAGCCGCTGTAAATCTGACCTGTCAACAGAGCAAACAAAT aaaatgagCGAAATGGATGACCGCCTGAAAGCCAGTTTAAGTGCACTTCTAGTTGCCTACATAACCCAAAAAGAATCTGCGTCTTTAATTCGATGTTTAAGAATATATGTAAGTCTCGACAAGGTAACGGATGCAGAGGACGTAGTCAGAAAAAAGATCGTAGTGCCTGCTGTTGAACATATTATCAGTGAATACAGTCTTCAAAATGATTCACAAGGATTGAAAGGAACTTACCAAAAATTAGAGAATGTCTTAGATAGTACTTTAAAAGAACTATTAGACTTGACATTAAATCCAGACAG AATATCTGTAAAAGGCTTTAACTTTATAGTCAATAGCTATTGGCCAGAAGTAGAACAGAGAATAGAAGACTATTTGCCAATAATATTTGCACCTGGAAATCCAGAATCATTCCATAca AGATATGTACAAACCCTAGATTACCTTCTGTGCTTggaaaagagatgctgcacaGCTGAGAATGTCGATCGCTTGAAAAGCCATCCACAGTATAACAGGTTTCTAAATAAATGGAATCTACCAGTCTATTACCAAATAAGATTTCAAGAAATTGCGGGCACTGCTGAAAGCATACTAGCCGGTAATGTATCTTCAGTTTCAATACGTAAGAACAAGAGTTCCATGCGTCCAGACAGTTTTACCCTGCATGCCACGTGTATTGTCTGGGACTGTCTCCAGAGGATATGGGCAGACGATGTTTACCTTCCTCAGCTTCTTCATAG ATTTTGGAAATTGTGCCTTCAACTGTGCTCGAGATACCAGGGATGGTGTCGGACGTCTTTGAAACAG GCCTGGCCTGTCGTAACGGTCAATGAAACCAGTCATAGCTCGGAATTGGAAAATCCTCAAAGACTCGAATTTCTTGTTGGACTTTACACCGACATAGAAAAGTTATCCGCAAAAATGTCCAATTTTATAGCGATAATAGGAGATAGAGTGTCTAATTTGAATCCCAATGTGATCGATTTATTGAATG ACTGTACGAAGGAGACAACGAAAAACTTCGACGACATTCTACCTTTGATCACCCAGGAGATCGTGAATGAGCTGCTGAAACACAGCGCGACGCATTTGCGGCAAATAAGCGACATTCCCAGGCTGTTTAGGCGAACGAACAGAGAAGTCCCAACGAAGCCCTGCGCCTACGTTAAGAGAGCTTTGGACTTCCTCACCGCCTTTCACGCGAATTATAAAAACATCATTCCACAAACCGTTCGCCGCTGGCTCGTGCAGGCGCTCACGTCCTTGACTCAGCA GTACACGTCCTCCGTAAAAGATGTGCTGACGTCCGTGCAAAAGACCGAGGAGAGCTTGAGGAGGTTAAAGAAGATCAGAGATAAGTCCGCCGGAGTATCGAGTTCCGAAAATCAAGGAACGAGCGACGACGAGAAGATTCGCATCCAGCTGCTTATCGACGTTTTGGGCTATATTCAAATG GTGAAAGACTTAGACGTGAAGGAGGAAGACATTAAACagctgaaagatttactggaAGTGGTACAGTCCGCCACGAAGAGCAAATCGGAGCCAAaataa
- the CYP9AG6 gene encoding cytochrome P450 9AG6 — translation MDPFFWTSILVISSLVYYYFKKKLDYFEELNIPYVPGWPLVGNFLGVFTQRQHLIELLKELYNSHPEAKYVGAFDFGTRPVIVLRDIELIKSVTIKHSDKFPDHMPLADRRTDPTLGDNLFNITGDEWKELRNVLTPSFTSSKLKMMFHLMADCADKFLKHVEYLPPEARKYVDTKDLFTRITTDIIASCGFGISVDSLRDRNNELYVLGKKSTHIEGIQGLKFLILKSFPWIVKLFKLKHVTEDVSKFFANLVSTTIRTRDAMGISRPDMLQMMMDARKKKTEHLELDMSMMTAQCFGAFFAGYESLSTFMCLVAHELAIHPDVQKKLQNEIDEVMKESNGKLNYKAINKMQYLDAVFNEIARKHPQNPFIDRRCVAHFEFPPAFPDGKPITLEPGTSIWIPVAGIHMDPKYYENPEKFDPDRYYQKKVAKNDALNLSFGIGSRSCIADRFSKMLVNILFVLLLSRFNFVRNEKTCSPLKYSRKNIIITPKGGFSLDIEARS, via the coding sequence ATGGATCCATTCTTCTGGACGTCTATTCTCGTGATCTCCAGCTTGGTGTATTATTACTTCAAGAAGAAGCTCGATTATTTCGAAGAGCTGAATATTCCTTACGTGCCGGGATGGCCATTAGTGGGAAACTTCCTCGGTGTGTTTACTCAAAGGCAACATCTGATCGAGTTGCTGAAGGAGCTGTACAACTCTCATCCTGAAGCCAAGTACGTCGGGGCCTTCGATTTCGGAACCAGGCCGGTTATAGTTCTGCGCGACATAGAACTCATCAAGTCGGTGACTATAAAGCATTCGGATAAGTTTCCCGATCACATGCCGCTAGCGGATCGAAGGACGGATCCGACCTTAGGAGACAACCTCTTCAACATAACCGGAGACGAGTGGAAGGAGTTGAGAAATGTACTGACTCCATCTTTCACATCGAGCAAGTTGAAGATGATGTTTCATCTCATGGCCGACTGCGCTGATAAGTTTTTAAAGCACGTCGAGTATTTGCCACCTGAGGCGAGAAAATACGTCGACACAAAGGATCTGTTTACAAGAATTACGACTGATATCATAGCTTCATGTGGCTTTGGAATAAGCGTCGACTCGCTGAGGGATAGAAACAACGAACTTTACGTTCTGGGAAAGAAGTCCACACACATAGAGGGAATACAAGGACTGAAATTTTTGATACTCAAGTCCTTTCCTTGGATCGTCAAGCTCTTCAAACTGAAACACGTGACCGAAGACGTGTCGAAATTCTTCGCGAACCTAGTGAGTACAACCATACGTACCAGAGACGCAATGGGCATCAGTCGACCAGACATGCTGCAGATGATGATGGACGCTCGAAAGAAGAAAACCGAACACTTGGAGCTCGACATGAGCATGATGACAGCCCAATGTTTCGGTGCGTTCTTCGCTGGATACGAAAGTTTGTCCACTTTCATGTGCCTCGTGGCTCACGAACTCGCCATCCATCCGGACGTTCAGAAGAAGTTACAGAATGAGATCGACGAGGTCATGAAGGAAAGTAACGGTAAGCTAAATTACAAAGCCATCAATAAGATGCAGTACCTCGACGCCGTCTTCAACGAAATCGCGAGGAAACATCCTCAAAATCCCTTCATCGATCGGAGATGTGTGGCTCATTTTGAATTTCCCCCGGCGTTCCCCGATGGAAAACCGATTACTCTGGAGCCTGGCACCAGCATTTGGATTCCAGTCGCGGGAATACACATGGATCCGAAATACTACGAGAATCCGGAAAAATTCGACCCCGACAGGTACTACCAGAAGAAAGTCGCCAAAAACGATGCCCTCAATTTGAGCTTTGGGATCGGATCGAGAAGTTGCATAGCTGATCGTTTTTCCAAGATGCTGGTGAATATTTTGTTCGTGTTGCTACTGTCAAGATTCAATTTTGTCAGGAACGAGAAGACCTGCTCGCCTTTGAAGTACAGTCGGAAGAATATCATCATAACGCCCAAAGGAGGATTCTCGCTGGATATCGAAGCTAGGAGTTGA
- the LOC103317719 gene encoding indole-3-acetaldehyde oxidase-like, protein MIVASDRYAAYEAVKKVKLLYENGPRKRPLLTVKDVLGSNDKSRIREASHEDASKPAGKDLKHTIKETFESGSQYHFTMEPHVCVCIPSEDELDMFVSTQFVSFIQRNVSACLGIAENKINIKVRRVGGAYGGKLTRSSQVAYACAMVAQKFKRPARMNLTIEDMMRSLGKRGSTYSEYEVGVDDLDKIQYLDWNHWSLTVNNVITDLPCSTWCRAPGSTEGLAIIANIIEHIARVTKRDPIDVSLQNVSDDDKERVTSMIDQIKKSSDYEDRRKAVDLFNKVAQVAANTLGIDMGTIRVKPTYNLTSPNDRSSGSSITSDCVTSATKIACEELLKRLQPVKDSLNNPTWQDITRAAMTQNVDLCATHMYNVKKDLPKNYSVYGVTVAEVEVDVLTSQHIVRRVDHLEDTGVSWSPEIDVGQVQ, encoded by the exons ATGATAGTCGCCAGCGACCGATACGCGGCTTACGAGGCCGTGAAAAAGGTAAAGCTACTTTACGAAAATGGCCCTCGTAAAAGGCCTTTGTTAACGGTGAAGGATGTACTCGGCAGTAACGACAAGAGCAGGATCCGCGAAGCCTCGCACGAAGACGCGAGTAAACCTGCCG GGAAGGACTTGAAGCATACGATCAAGGAGACGTTCGAATCCGGAAGCCAGTATCATTTTACAATGGAGCCTCACGTCTGCGTTTGCATACCTTCGGAGGACGAACTGGATATGTTTGTATCGACGCAGTTCGTCTCTTTTATTCAGCGCAATGTGTCGGCTTGCTTGGGGATAGCGGAAAATAA aATCAATATCAAAGTACGACGTGTCGGTGGTGCCTATGGCGGGAAACTGACCCGATCGTCACAAGTAGCCTATGCCTGTGCCATGGTCGCACAGAAATTCAAACGACCAGCCCGAATGAACTTGACTATCGAGGACATGATGCGGTCGTTGGGTAAACGGGGCTCGACTTACAGCGAATACGAGGTAGGGGTCGATGATCTCGATAAGATCCAGTACCTCGATTGGAACCACTGG AGTTTGACTGTGAACAATGTCATCACTGATTTGCCATGTAGTACCTGGTGTCGAGCACCTG GATCAACCGAGGGTCTAGCTATAATCGCTAACATCATTGAGCATATCGCAAGGGTCACCAAGCGAGATCCCATTGATGTAAGCTTGCAGAACGTATCTGACGATGACAAAGAAAGAGTCACCTCGATGATAGATCAGATTAAAAAAAGTTCCGACTACGAAGATCGGCGAAAAGCTGTTGATCTTTTCAATAAG GTAGCACAAGTAGCAGCGAATACTCTGGGAATAGACATGGGCACGATAAGAGTCAAGCCAACGTACAACTTGACATCGCCAAATGACAGATCCAGTGGGTCTAGTATAACTAGTGATTGCGTCACTAGC GCTACGAAAATAGCGTGCGAAGAGCTTCTGAAAAGACTGCAACCTGTCAAGGACAGTCTAAACAACCCCACGTGGCAGGATATCACGCGCGCGGCTATGACACAAAACGTCGACCTTTGCGCGACTCACAT GTACAACGTAAAGAAAGACTTACCAAAGAACTACTCCGTATACGGCGTGACAGTCGCAGAAGTGGAAGTTGACGTTCTGACAAGCCAGCACATAGTGCGCCGAGTTGACCATCTCGAGGACACAGGCGTCAGCTGGAGCCCAGAAATAGACGTCGGTCAAGTGCAGTAG